In a genomic window of Labeo rohita strain BAU-BD-2019 chromosome 20, IGBB_LRoh.1.0, whole genome shotgun sequence:
- the plg gene encoding plasminogen, producing MEVHKAVLLLCLFLFTGFLRCHSQSTDVLEAYIKTDGAWIVKLPKGQYTVKTVEDCAVKCNKEPSFTCRSFLYIEKDQDCVTLPANSKTDQILRRMSAALYEKKEYLLECMNGIGTDYRGTKSKTRSGKTCQRWEGTFPHVPNITPKTHPKADLESNFCRNPDGDQGGPWCYTTDPGKRWENCDIQDCTEECMQCSGENYRGKISTTASGFTCQRWDSQKPHNHGYIPSALPDKYLEENYCRNPDGEPKPWCFTTSPSKRWEACDIPRCTTEPPTILPEVTCATGEGSSYRGTIAVTVSGKTCQEWSSQSPQKHSRTPENYPCKGLDKNYCRNPDNERSPWCYTTDPETRWEYCSVPSCGDQPRPEEPVIPVGEECYEGDGSSYRGAMSETVSGKKCQFWTSMEPHRHSKTPQSFPAADLRRNLCRNPDGDRAPWCYTTDPSVRWEYCNIERCDRTPIVQEPLASPTVPVQTSTPQETDCKVGNGATYRGPTSTTITGVTCQAWSSMTPHQHASFTPETHPDKGLESNQCRNPDSDVNGPWCYTTDQSKKWDYCQIPDCDGLKCGQPATKPKRCFGRIVGGCVSKPHSWPWQISLRTRTKIHFCGGTLIDAQWVLTAAHCLERSESPSAYKIFLGIHTERATEQSKQERDVSKIIKGPVGTDIALLKLDRPALINDKVLPACLPEKDYIVPSNTECYVTGWGETQGTGGEGHLKETGFPVIENKVCNRASFLNGRVKEHEMCAGNIEGGTDSCQGDSGGPLVCYAQNTFVLQGVTSWGLGCANAMKPGVYTRVSKFVSWIERSMKDN from the exons ATGGAGGTTCACAAAGCAGTTCTTTTACTTTGTCTCTTCCTTTTTACAG GTTTCCTCAGGTGCCACAGCCAAAGCACAG ATGTTTTGGAAGCATATATAAAAACAGATGGGGCCTGGATAGTGAAACTGCCTAAAGGTCAATACACTGTGAAAACTGTGGAAGATTGTGCTGTCAAGTGTAACAAAGAGCCTTCTTTTACATGCAG GTCCTTTTTGTATATCGAAAAAGATCAGGATTGTGTAACATTACCTGCCAACTCAAAAACTGATCAAATACTGCGAAGAATGAGTGCTGCCCTCTATGAGAAAAAGG AGTACTTACTGGAGTGCATGAATGGCATTGGCACAGACTACAGAGGGACAAAATCCAAGACAAGATCAGGAAAAACATGTCAGCGATGGGAGGGAACCTTCCCCCATGTGCCAAA CATAACACCAAAGACACATCCAAAAGCTGACTTGGAGTCAAACTTTTGCCGAAACCCAGATGGAGATCAAGGGGGTCCCTGGTGCTACACCACAGATCCAGGGAAACGATGGGAGAACTGCGATATCCAAGATTGCACAG AGGAATGTATGCAGTGCAGTGGAGAAAACTACAGAGGCAAGATCTCCACCACTGCTAGTGGATTTACCTGCCAACGCTGGGACTCTCAGAAACCCCACAACCATGGTTACATCCCTTCAGC CCTTCCTGATAAGTACTTGGAAGAAAACTATTGCAGGAACCCCGATGGAGAGCCTAAGCCCTGGTGCTTTACCACTAGTCCGTCTAAACGCTGGGAAGCTTGCGACATTCCTAGATGCA CAACTGAACCACCCACAATTTTACCGGAGGTTACCTGTGCAACTGGAGAAGGTAGCTCCTACAGGGGCACCATTGCGGTGACAGTCTCAGGAAAAACGTGCCAGGAATGGTCATCCCAAAGTCCCCAGAAGCATTCTAGAACTCCAGAGAACTACCCATGCAA AGGCCTTGATAAGAACTACTGCAGAAACCCTGATAATGAGAGAAGTCCATGGTGTTACACCACCGATCCTGAGACCCGCTGGGAGTACTGCAGTGTACCTAGCTGTGGAGATCAGCCTAGACCTG AGGAGCCGGTGATCCCTGTGGGTGAGGAATGTTACGAAGGTGATGGAAGCTCCTACCGCGGTGCCATGTCAGAGACTGTCAGTGGAAAGAAATGCCAGTTCTGGACATCCATGGAACCTCATCGACATTCCAAAACACCTCAGAGTTTCCCAGCAGC AGATCTGAGGAGGAACTTGTGCAGGAACCCAGATGGTGACCGAGCCCCTTGGTGTTACACCACAGATCCTTCAGTTCGGTGGGAGTACTGCAATATTGAGCGGTGTGACAGGACACCCATTGTACAGGAACCCCTTGCCAGTCCAACAGTACCAGTCCAAACATCAACTCCTCAGGAAACAG ATTGTAAGGTTGGCAATGGAGCAACTTACCGGGGTCCCACATCCACGACTATAACGGGAGTGACCTGCCAAGCGTGGAGTTCTATGACCCCCCATCAGCATGCCAGTTTTACCCCTGAAACACATCCAGACAAGGGTCTGGAGTCGAAT CAATGCAGAAACCCAGACAGTGATGTGAATGGACCTTGGTGCTATACAACCGATCAAAGTAAAAAGTGGGATTACTGTCAGATCCCAGACTGCG ATGGCCTGAAATGTGGACAACCAGCAACAAAACCAAAGCGTTGTTTTGGGAGGATCGTTGGGGGATGTGTTTCCAAACCACACTCGTGGCCTTGGCAGATCAGTCTTAGGACCAG AACCAAAATTCATTTCTGTGGTGGAACGCTAATTGATGCTCAGTGGGTCTTAACAGCAGCTCACTGCCTAGAGAG GTCTGAAAGTCCATCTGCCTACAAGATCTTTCTTGGAATTCACACAGAACGTGCAACCGAACAATCAAAACAGGAGCGAGATGTTTCTAAGATTATTAAGGGACCAGTTGGAACTGACATAGCTCTTCTCAAGCTGGACAG GCCAGCATTAATAAACGATAAGGTATTGCCTGCTTGCCTACCAGAAAAGGACTACATTGTACCAAGCAATACTGAATGTTATGTAACAGGCTGGGGGGAGACACAGG GAACTGGCGGAGAAGGTCACTTAAAAGAAACCGGCTTCCCTGTAATTGAAAACAAAGTCTGCAATCGCGCATCATTTTTGAACGGCCGTGTGAAGGAGCATGAGATGTGTGCAGGAAACATAGAAGGTGGAACGGACAGTTGTCAG GGTGACAGCGGTGGGCCTCTCGTCTGCTACGCACAGAACACCTTCGTCCTTCAGGGAGTGACGTCATGGGGTCTCGGCTGTGCAAATGCCATGAAACCTGGAGTGTACACCCGCGTCTCCAAGTTTGTCAGCTGGATAGAGCGCAGCATGAAAGACAACTGA